ATGCACATAAAAATGAGCTGGGAAACGTATCTCCAAGCTCATAGTATTTTTCTTTTCATTTATTACTAAAGCACCCGTTAGTGAAAACTCTTTTTTCTAATTACTATTTTTAACCCTAAATTCAACCTGTGCTTTTATATTATATTTTTTCTCTTGTTCAGTTTCCTCGCTGGCTATAATATAAAAGTTTGCAATGCCATTTACAACATAACGTCCTTCTGGAAATTTCTTATTCATTATTTTCCTTATAAAATCTATATATTCTTTTTTATCCTCCGAATCGTACCCGCCACTTCCCCTATATTCTGCACGGAGTGGTTCCCCTTTTATTAGTTTAGTCCTTAATAATGGTTCATCCATACCGTATCCTATTTCATAATTTCTCGTAGTCTCAACCATTGGAAAAGAGAATGGCGAAGCTGAATGAAAAATTTCAATTTCTCCTTTTCCGCCTGTATATTCTAATTCAGCATAAACTTTTATAGGTTCATTCTTACCGTATTCAGCTTTTTCTGTCACAAGTCGATATACAAAATCTTCTTCTATGACCTCGGCTTTTGTATCTAATGGTTCGTTATCAGACGGTTCGTTATCAACCTTCTCGTTATTGTTTTGTTGACAGCCCAATAGCCCTATTGATAAAAGTATTAAAGACACAATTAAACTAAGTTTTTTCAATATCATCCCTTTTTCTTTTTATAAATTAGACAAAGATAAAGTGCATTCGTTTCAAAAGTTTACCTGGTAACTTGTTCAACTAACCTGCTGTGTTAGTAAAAAAAGCTTTACTCCTTATTGAAGTAAAGCACACCGTTAGCCATCCATGAAGCGCACAAACCCGCGCTTCACCACAGAGAATGAAAATGGTTAGAGGAGTCAATACTAGTAGTCCACCGAAATCAATAGACTTATTAATATCCGCTCTCCTCTTTTTTTTACGATTAAGCAGGGGTCTTCTTAAGTATTGTCATTTTTCTTTTCTTGAAGAAATTAATTTTCATGGTAGTTCAATAAGAAAAAAGAGTAGCCTTAGCAACGCAGATTCTTCAACTAATGCACTCCGTTAGTTGAATAAGAAAAGTGAGGCTTATTCAACAATTGCCCCTATCCCGATATAAAAACAACGTAAGTGCATTTAATAAAATGGTAACAATGACAAGTACCGTTGAAGCAACAGCTACACCCTGCATTTCCGACAGAGCAGACCAGTCTTTAATGTTGACCAAGTAAAGGTTATAAAAAATTTGTAAACATATTGCGATAGCGCATGCGCCGAAACTGATAATGGTAAGAGCAATCCATTTCTTATTCATCTGTTTTTTACCTACCGCAAGATTAATAATAGGAATTATCCAAGCTACTAATCCAAGTACCAAACTGCCGATGTTAAGCCAACCAGCATCGAACATATTTCATCCCACCTTCATTTTTTCTTTCTAATTTATCCTCAACAAAATGGCCCGATTGTTGAACACAAGTTAAACAACACAATTCAACTAACCTGCTGCGTTAGTAAAAAAGACTCTACTCCTTATTGAAGTAAAGCACTCCGTTAGTTGAAGAACAAAGTTCGTTAAAACATACCAAAAAAGTTAGTTCTTAATATTGAAATTGCTAATATCATGCCAAATACTAACTGACTTAAAGTAAAAATATATGCGTTTTTATTATCCGAATATTTCCATTCCATTAATGCTCGAACTGCCTCGGACAATATAGTTAAACCGAATAATAAATACCATGGCTCTAAGAACCAAATTCGTTCTGTATAATCTCGAGTGACATTAATAAAAGATCCCAATATTATAAAAGCGATGAAAATTATTCTAATCGTCCAATCAATTTTTTGGTGTTTGTCATTCACATGGTTATGTGAAAAACGCTTCTTCTTTTCAACTTTCAACCACCTTCTTATAAATGAACCAAAAATAATAAACAATATTAAAAAAATTACTATCACGAAGATCAACTTAAGCCAGACTATCGGTTCAATACCAAACACAATAACATTACCGCCCATTCAATGCAGAATACTTATATTATTATTCTACGGTTAATAATCACAATTGTTTCACCCTGTGACATTAGTTCAACAAGAAATAAAGAGATGCATTTGCAACCCATGAGTTAAACTAAAGCACTCGTTAGTTGAATAAGTACTCTTCAGTACCATTTATGCAATCACTCTCTATCGGAAGTCAAATCAAATTCATATTGACCAAAAACATTTTCATACCCTCTTACCTTAAATAAAAGTTTCCCTTTATTATCAATTCCGGTTATTTCTAAAATAACTACTACTTTACTTGGTTTATAAGAAGGTAAATAAGCTAGACTCTCAACTTCTGCCTCAGTTTTGTTAATTGGATACTGTAAGTATAAACTTCTATCATTACCTGTGTCTTTTATTTGATGACTATATCGACTCGTTTTTTCTCCGGGTTTTAATTGATTGATAGTACCTAAATCCTGATATACATGATAACCACTAAAAGAAAAATAGAAGTTTAAATCCGTTATTACTTGTTTACTTGAATTATAAACTTCAATTGTCACACCATTATCGTATTTTAAAAACGCTCCTTGCTTTGCCCATCTCAATAAGTTCGAAAATACCAAAAGAACCAGAAAAAAAGAAGTAATGCCGATTATTGTGTATTTCAGTATTTTTTTCATTTTATTCTCTCCCTTTCTACAACTAAACTGCACCGTTAGTAAAAAAGGCTTTACTCCTTATTGAAGTAAAGCACCCGTTAGCTGAAGAAGATATACGTATGAGTTATTTTCGAATTTCATATATTAGTTGAAATAACGATGATGATTCCTCAGTTGACATATATCGCTTCTTGCCTTGATATACAATCGAATCTTTATAGACAGAAATTGGTGGATTAGAATGACGTCCAGTATTGACAATATAAATATGATAAACAGGTTGTTCATCATCAGCGTTCTCATCAATATCGATTTTATCGGAATTTATTCCTCTCAAATAAGTAGAAAACATTTCTATATTATCCATCTCATCAATCACTTTGTTGTCATTAGAGGTAATATTTATAACTTGTATTTGCTCAATATTTGTACGAATAATTTCTTCTTCTGGAAATAAAGTTCTTTCCTCTGGATGTACTTGAAATTTGTAAAACAAAGCTAATAGCGAAATGATAAAAAAATTCCAAACAAAAATTTTATTATCACTTAATCCCCTCTATCTTATTATTTATTCTTTGTACTAACCTGACGCGTTAGTTTAATTCTAACATTTCACATTGTATCACTGAAATCCCCTTGATGTTTTGGACGTAAAAATAAACCATCGGAATGATGTTCATATTTAACTAAAGCACCTGTTAGTTGAATTAGAAAAGCTATAGTCATATGAATTTTTCAAATACTTTTATCTTAGAATATTTCATCTAAAAATAACTTTGGGATATCCTGTTTAACAATTTTTTTAATAAAATCAACTATTTCCTGTTTATCCAATCCTCTTTGATAAACCGTGGTCTTTTGAATTGTAAAACTCATCATATCTAAAGGTGTAAACGTCGTACACATTTCACTTGCAAAATTTTTAGTGTAACGTATAATTTCTTGAAAATTTTTATTATCATCTTCAATTAAATATATTAAATTCGTTTGTTCATTTGTTTGAACATCCGTATAAATAACAAGGTATCCCAATACTTCGATCAACCTTCCGTCCCAGTATTCAAAAAAATTTCGAGCTTCATTCACTCCACGAATAAAGAAGAATTCTAAACTTTGAGTTCGTACCAAGCGGGGAAATGAGTAGGTTTCAAAGATGTTCATCTTAAATTTATCAAAATCATTCATACTATACTCCTTCCAATCAAGGCCTCTAATATTTGCACTCATTACTACTCTATAAATACGTTTAACTTTATTGAAGTAACCTTCTGCGTTAGTTCAATAAGAAAAAAAGCTTCACTCCTTCTTGAAGTAAAGCACACTTTAGTTGAAGATTCGATTTCAAACTATTTATTTTTCTTTTAAATTTATATTATTTATTATTAAGATAAGAGAAAATAATATTAAAAATATAAACCCAATCAAAGATAATATATTTGCAATTAGAAATAACAATTCTCCAAATATATTTCCTCCATAACCGCCTGTGAAAATTCCGAGTTTAGCGTAACTAAGCATAGGACTATTTAATAAGGCTAGTACAATACTTCCCAATATACAATAAAGTAATTTCGCATTTTTACTCAATGAGCCCACCCCCTTTAATTAGAAATATATAAAATTTTCGCCATAAAATTCCTACTGTTTTTTTATAAATGAACAAATTCTTTCTTAAACTAAACTTCCACGTTAGTTCAATAAGAAAAGCTACCCTTACTGGCATCCACTTTTTTTACTAAAGCATCCGTTAGTTAATTAATCAATTTTTCCTTCTCCACGCAATTGTGTTCCATCAACCAAACCTAATTGACCAAAAGTATATATATATTCTGATTGATTCCACTTTTTTACACCTTGAATACTTACAAAGTATTCGTTACCTTCCTCTAACAAATTATATATTCTTGAGTCCTCAATCATTACCTTATATCTCTCTTTATTTGGACTGTTATCATTAGCATTAGAGCCTATAACCCACATCTTCATATATTTTCCTGGTTCAATATAATGTTCTTTCTTTTCAATTTTAAAAAACATTGAACTACTTTTATAAGATTTTCCTTCCTCAAAATATAAATAAAATAAAAAACCTACTACTAAGAATAAAATAACCAACCAAACTACCCATATTTTACGAGAATAGTTGAACAAAATACCATCTCCTAATAAAAGTTCTTATTAAACTATACTGCTGCGTTAGTTCAATAAGCAAAAGCTACTCCTAAAGGCAGCCTCTTGTTCTGCTAAAGCACCCGTTAGTTGAAGTAGAAAAGAGACACTTATTAAACAATCGTAATCAATTCCGATAATCGTGCCCTATGAAGGAGAAACTTGAATTCAAGATATACTTATTCCAGTTAAAGTGATATTCGTCTTCTTCTATTATCATTGATTTGTACTCTTGTAATTTGTTATTAACCTCCTTACGTCATTTTTACTTTGAACCATAGTGGTCATAATTTTACTACCCTGTATAAAGTTATTAATTTTACTTATATTTATATTACAAAATAGTATTATTCTGAAATATAAATATTTCCTTATGTTTTCATTTATTGTTTTTTTAAAACTCAATCTTATGAAAAGCACCTCATAGTTTGAATACAAAACAAAAAAATACATATATGGTATAAATAACAAAGAAAGAATAGGTGGTAAAAGTAGATCTTTTAATTTTTCTATATAATTTATATTTTGAAAATCATCAAGATAATTTATTGCTGAATAAATTAATAAAAATAATCCAATTATGCCTAGGATGAAGTTAATTGCATTTTTTAATATCCTATAATTTTTATCTTGAAAATCTTTCCTAGTTTCCAGAATGACCTTTATTAAAGTTAGAAATGAAGTGATAAAAACTATTATGACTTCCAATATAAACGATAAACTATATAAATTAACTACAAATTGAATTAGTATAAATATTGTTAGATTATCCTTAATCATTGCTACAAAGTAACTAATATTTTTAGCTTTCATAATGGCTCTGAATGATATTGAAATACCCGCAAAAATAAGCCATATTAATCCAATTTTCCATAACCTTGTTTCCCAAAAACCTATATATTCTAATATGAAAATTAACATTAAGAAATATAATAAAAGCACCACTACTAATATTAATATCTTTTTATTAAATATACTTTTAATAAAACTCCCTAGAGAACCTTTATCTATTTTCCATAAGCTAAAAATAATAATCACGATCAACCAGAAACCTAATGCCAATTCTCTATTAGTGAATATCTTCTCCAAATCTATATAAAAATTCACACAGTTTATAATTTGCTCCTCAAAAAATATGTATAATGCTCTTATTCTATCGTGAAAGAAATTAATAATCTTTTCTATTGAGTTCTTAGTATTAATGTAATTTGTATATAGGTTTACTGTAATAAATAGTAATGAAGCTTGTAGGAAAAATTGTATTAATATTATCCATATGAGCACTTTCGTTTTCTTTCCTTGAAACAATAAATCACCCCCGTTAATAGACATGACTTTACATTATATATTTTAACATTATCTCGAATTCAAGTCTTCCAGATAATCGCCCGATTGCTGAACAAAGACCAAACTGGACTCTTTCACTAAACTGCTTCTTTCGTTCAATAAGAAAAAAGGCTTTACTCCTTCTTGAAGTAAAGCACCCGTTAGTGCAATAAGAGATATTAGTTTTGGTAGCAAGTCTCATAGTCGTCTTTCATTAACAAACTTTTACAAGCCAAACCATTTTCGTGATAAATCTCTTTACCAATTTCTAATTCGATACTTCTATTTGAATTTGGATACTCAGGTTCGTCATTTAAAATATACAGGGTATCTTCATCCATCCATTCCATAGAAAAATTACTTTTTGCATCCCCATAATAAACAGTTTTAACTTTATTCCCCTCATTATTGTATGTGATTTCAACCCATACATTAACTCCTCCAGCCGCACCACCATATGGTTCATAAAAAGCGTTAGCAGTATATTTTTCTGTGGGTGATGTTACAGGTCCAGGTCCGTTTTGAGTATATTCTTTATCAATTTCACTAAATGTAAAAAAGTACATTTCATATATATAGATTGAAGATACTAAAACAACCCCAGATAACGTTACAATCAGCATCTTTTTTGGAAAAAGTTTCTTTTTAATGAAAGAAATTATTATATTAGCACATAAAATTAAGAATAATATAATGGTAATAAAAGAAATTAAGATACCAAATAAAATTAAAATAATAACTCCCGCCTTCTTAAGTTCAATAACAATCATTTCAAATAATGATAATTTACGCAATATTCTTCTTAAACTAGTCGAGTAGAAGGGAACCTCTCTATCTTGCGGTAGATTGTGTTCCTCCCCCTCACAGAACCGTGCTTGCGCTATTTACGCACACGGCTCCTCCTAGTCATCATTCACAAAATATAGCTAATCTCTTTTCTTAAGTCGTATATATTCACCTTAATTCTTGGTGAGGGTAACGGATATTTATGAAGAAAGAGATTGAATTTATCCCAAGTAAAGGATTTTCTTTGACTTCTTCTGTTGAGCCATTTAAACAGTAAATACTGGATTTTGTCTTTAAATTGGTGAACACTTGGGGTGTTATCCGTGATGCAATAGTAGTTGTAATAACCTACAAGCGAGCGTTTAAATCTATCCATTATCATATGAATATCATTATTTCGGTTCTTCTTTATCCATTCCTTTGATTCCTTTAGTTTACCTTGTAGCTTTTTCCTGCTTGATTTCCGTTTCACACGAAAGTGTCCAGATTTACTCTTTCCACAGTAGTGTGTAAAACCTAGGAAATCAAAGGTGTCAGGTTTTCCATTTCCCTTTAGTTTTGCATCTTTCTCCGCAAATTTCCCGAAGGGAATAATTTTGGTTTTATCCTCCGCTATTTCTAAGTTAAACTTCTGTAATCTCAGCTTCAATGATTGAAAGAATTCCTGAGCTTCGCTCTCATATTGGAAGCAACAAACAAGGCAAGTAGACCACTGGAACCTCCCCAGTAGCCCCTCTCAGAACCGGACGTGAACCTCTCAATTCATCCGGCTCCCATTATTCAGCCGTAGGCTTAATACCTAGTTCCCAATGTTTAAAGAGCTTAGGATTCTGAATAGCAATCCTACCCATAAAACGTTCCGCATTTTTCTTATGACGAGCAAGTCTTTTATATTTCTTTCTTGCCCACATGATTAAGGCTTTATTAATATGCCTTAAACTAGCATACATTTCGGATTTGTAGAACTTCCCATAGTAATTAATCCATCCTTGAATAGCTGAGTTAAACATCATCGATAAGTCAAAGAGTTCCTTATTTGCCTTCAATTGCAGTTTCCAACCTCTTACTTTTTGTCGGATTGATTTCTTGGATTTATTACTGATAGCGGGAGTGAAATTCACAAAGTGTTTTCCCCACCTGTTTTTCGACAGTCTCGGTCTGAACGTATACCCTAGAAAATCAAACGATATATTTTCATGCTCTTCTTTTCTATCTGCATCCTTGCAATAAATAATTTTGGTTTTAGTTGGATGAAGTTCGAGCTTACATATATTCATTCTCTCGTTTAGAGATTCAAGTAACTTCTTCGCTTCTTCCTCTGTCTGACAGTGGATGACTGCGTCATCTGCATATCTAGCAAATGGATTGTTAGGATGATTGATTGCCATCCATTTATCAAACGTATAGTGAAGAAATAAATTTGCTAATACCGGACTTATGACCCCACCTTGCGGTGTGCCAGAGATACGTTCTATTATTCCTTCTTTCGTTTGAAACGGGGCTCTTAACCATCTTTTGATGTATACCTTTATCCACTCGACTTTTGTATGCTTTTCTACCGCTCTCATTAATAAATCATGGTCTATATTATCGAATAAACCTTTAATATCGAATTCAAGTACCCAATTGTACTTCCAACATCTTTTCCGAGTGATCTCTAACGCTTGAATGGCACTTTTCTTCGGTCTGTATCCATAGGAATCTTCATGAAAGAATGGCTCTACCGAAGGTTCAAAATATAATTTCACTGTCATTTGTGCAATTCTATCCGACACAGTTGGAATTCCAAGTGTCCTTGTACCCCCAGCTTTCTTGGGTATTTCTACAGCTTTAACAGCTGGAGGAAAATAACTGCCAGATGACATTCGGTTCCATATTTTATACAGGTTATCTTTGAGATTTTCTTCAAACTCTGCTATGGATTGCTCATCAATTCCTGCTGACCCTTTGTTTGCTTTAACTCTTAGAAAAGCTTCATATACTACGTTTTTGGATATAACATACGGCTTTTTTTTATGCATAAGTTCCTCCCAGTTTGTTGGTTGACTTGTTTATAAAACTGAATAATATAACCCCTTTGCTCCATCTCCGTTAGGAGATTTCATTGCTACTACGAGTTATTCCGCCCCTATACATGGCATTGGTACTCTGATTCTTGTGGGGCTTCCACTTGAAATTTCTCCCTTAGCATCCATGTCGTAGGTTCCCACGTTCCACACAAAAGCCTGTATTAAGTTCACGCCGCCTTTATACCGGTCACCGAACGGACAGTAAACAGGTTTCCTCCGAACTTATCCTGAGTTAACGACTCCCCCTCAGTTTTGATGACATCTCTACGCTTTCGATACTTCATCAGCGGTTCAATGATTTTCGTCTCCTTAATACATACCTGACAGAGTCATGCTCTGCCTTTTCCCCTAACGCTCAATACCATAGCTTTTGACTATAGCACCTTAGGGCGGTTTGCAATCTCTACCTGTATAGCGATTGCGAGAGGCCTTCTCTCATCTTAAGTGCAGCATAGCTTACAAAGTTTACTTTTTAAGCAAACTTCGTTTGCTTTCGTGGCACACGGTCATCAGCGTATCTAACTATGTAGCCTTCTTTTAAGTGAGTTCGCTTTTTGGCAAGAAGTTGACCTTCTCTAGTTTTTAAGTTTTTATGGAGGGGGAATAGTTCCCATTGATTCGCAATCCATTGGTCCAATTCATTTAGTACAATGTTAGACAATAACGGTGAAAGTAGGCCACCTTGCGGAGAACCTTTTGTTGGAATACCTTCTCCATCCACTTCTGCTTTTAGCATTTTAGATATACAGGCTAGAACCTGTTTATCCCGAATACCTAAATTCCATAACTGTTTAATAAGCAAGGTATGATTGATATTATCAAAGAACCCTTTTATATCAACATCTACAACGTAATGGAGTTTCGACTGAT
The nucleotide sequence above comes from Psychrobacillus glaciei. Encoded proteins:
- a CDS encoding group II intron maturase-specific domain-containing protein, with amino-acid sequence MKLRLQKFNLEIAEDKTKIIPFGKFAEKDAKLKGNGKPDTFDFLGFTHYCGKSKSGHFRVKRKSSRKKLQGKLKESKEWIKKNRNNDIHMIMDRFKRSLVGYYNYYCITDNTPSVHQFKDKIQYLLFKWLNRRSQRKSFTWDKFNLFLHKYPLPSPRIKVNIYDLRKEISYIL
- a CDS encoding DUF5412 family protein is translated as MRKLSLFEMIVIELKKAGVIILILFGILISFITIILFLILCANIIISFIKKKLFPKKMLIVTLSGVVLVSSIYIYEMYFFTFSEIDKEYTQNGPGPVTSPTEKYTANAFYEPYGGAAGGVNVWVEITYNNEGNKVKTVYYGDAKSNFSMEWMDEDTLYILNDEPEYPNSNRSIELEIGKEIYHENGLACKSLLMKDDYETCYQN
- the ltrA gene encoding group II intron reverse transcriptase/maturase; amino-acid sequence: MHKKKPYVISKNVVYEAFLRVKANKGSAGIDEQSIAEFEENLKDNLYKIWNRMSSGSYFPPAVKAVEIPKKAGGTRTLGIPTVSDRIAQMTVKLYFEPSVEPFFHEDSYGYRPKKSAIQALEITRKRCWKYNWVLEFDIKGLFDNIDHDLLMRAVEKHTKVEWIKVYIKRWLRAPFQTKEGIIERISGTPQGGVISPVLANLFLHYTFDKWMAINHPNNPFARYADDAVIHCQTEEEAKKLLESLNERMNICKLELHPTKTKIIYCKDADRKEEHENISFDFLGYTFRPRLSKNRWGKHFVNFTPAISNKSKKSIRQKVRGWKLQLKANKELFDLSMMFNSAIQGWINYYGKFYKSEMYASLRHINKALIMWARKKYKRLARHKKNAERFMGRIAIQNPKLFKHWELGIKPTAE
- a CDS encoding DUF4181 domain-containing protein → MGGNVIVFGIEPIVWLKLIFVIVIFLILFIIFGSFIRRWLKVEKKKRFSHNHVNDKHQKIDWTIRIIFIAFIILGSFINVTRDYTERIWFLEPWYLLFGLTILSEAVRALMEWKYSDNKNAYIFTLSQLVFGMILAISILRTNFFGMF